From a region of the Mycobacterium intracellulare ATCC 13950 genome:
- a CDS encoding DUF1942 domain-containing protein, with amino-acid sequence MVLSKVAMKTTAAAAGIATAGILMASPALADPQVVAFGQSAEIPSANGAEAINYTVNNLQPSGHNDGIWYSDVTATGVRGNATPVIADFNARAVNSSTYAVMKGHEVDGLPNQPIAPGAQATGRLYFDVRGGTAPDSVVYRDAAGVDKVVWKS; translated from the coding sequence ATGGTGCTCTCCAAGGTTGCCATGAAGACGACGGCGGCCGCCGCCGGCATCGCGACGGCGGGAATTCTGATGGCGTCGCCGGCGCTGGCGGATCCGCAAGTCGTAGCGTTTGGCCAATCCGCAGAGATTCCGAGCGCAAACGGCGCAGAAGCCATCAACTACACCGTGAACAACTTGCAGCCCAGCGGCCACAACGATGGCATCTGGTACTCCGACGTCACGGCCACAGGTGTGCGCGGTAACGCGACTCCGGTCATTGCCGACTTCAACGCGCGTGCCGTCAACAGCTCGACCTACGCGGTCATGAAAGGGCATGAAGTAGACGGCCTGCCGAACCAGCCGATCGCGCCGGGCGCCCAGGCGACCGGGCGGCTCTACTTCGACGTTCGAGGCGGCACGGCGCCGGACAGCGTTGTCTACCGGGATGCCGCCGGCGTCGACAAGGTCGTCTGGAAGAGCTAG
- a CDS encoding serine/threonine-protein kinase: protein MAERPKARPRAPGPSDIVAELAAAGFDNARQIARGAAGVVYRCRETALGRNVAIKVLPTFGDDESRERFLREGYAMGGLSGHPNIVNILRVGVTAGGRPYIVMSYCAAGSLGLRVQREGPIAWPEAMRIGVKLCGALETAHLTGTLHRDIKPANVLVNDYGEPQLTDFGTAHVAGGYETASGLFSGTVDFLAPEVMTGDPATVETDVYSLGATLYALIAGNAAYERRSGEDLLAQYTRIKSTRVPDLRPNGIPDAVCSAIEKAMRFDPAERPASAAEFGRELQESLRRNGLKPDSMAITAAGAGSGRIARPVPRPPRIAKPGPRIAGPESATSLMNALGDRTTSTPPHPPSRPPGRQQPGRAPAVSRGPNTSEPTQMIPEQTSVTDAIAPTSSADRVPDTPRGLATGAVAWPKPSKAKRSRATAALIAVAIVVAVLVLGSGVYVLLTHGKRHPQAAASQPSQASVKWQPITNARIARDAAATTQADGTIWIFGGIGSNHAVVANHEGYDPVIDSWKSGDDLPVPVQQAMAVTWQGNPIVLGGWRAAGAQKVASDQVWRVVNSHWVELPHLLQPRAAAAAAVVGDRIIVTGGVDANGALLNSTEIFDGNAWTLGTPIPTPRQMLAAASDGKLVYTVGGTNGNADLVAVEAYDPAAKTWMKLPDLPQPRSDLGVAIADRRLVAAGGQSAGQVLKSVAVFDLSTKTWDGLPDMGTARHGMAVDAVGKSIYAVGGSTAVGDDQVTATAEALQVPPRLAQPAAQWRSLPDAPTPRLMTAWTVLGDKIWIVGGLRDGVALQTVESYDPRTGAWQAQPPLPVPLHHAAAATYRNEVVVLGGASGDLTQASTKVFALRGGNWVELAGLSHARAAPAAAVVGDKLVVAGGQNAKQLVGQTEVFDGSSWRDAANMPTPREHLAAASDGTYMYAVGGRFLSADKNSAAFERFDPQAGTWTKLVDMPTPRGSYGAAFIDGRIVAVGGEEPTQVLGVAEMYDIANAKWSTLPPLPTPRHAEAVAAVGNTVYCIGGANRPTHEGPVATVEALDFV, encoded by the coding sequence ATGGCTGAAAGACCCAAGGCTCGCCCCCGGGCGCCGGGACCGAGCGACATCGTCGCGGAGTTGGCTGCCGCCGGATTCGACAACGCGCGCCAGATCGCTCGAGGCGCCGCCGGCGTGGTGTATCGCTGTCGCGAGACTGCGCTGGGTCGCAACGTCGCCATCAAGGTGTTGCCGACCTTCGGCGACGACGAGAGTCGCGAACGATTTCTCCGCGAGGGCTACGCCATGGGCGGCCTATCGGGCCATCCGAACATCGTCAACATTCTGCGCGTCGGCGTCACCGCGGGCGGCCGGCCTTACATCGTGATGTCGTACTGCGCCGCCGGTTCCCTGGGCCTGCGGGTGCAGCGAGAGGGGCCGATCGCCTGGCCCGAAGCGATGCGGATCGGTGTGAAATTGTGCGGGGCGCTCGAAACCGCTCACCTGACAGGAACTTTGCACCGCGATATCAAGCCCGCGAACGTTCTCGTCAACGACTACGGCGAACCGCAGCTCACCGATTTCGGGACGGCGCACGTCGCTGGAGGCTATGAAACGGCGTCCGGGTTGTTTTCCGGCACAGTCGATTTCCTCGCGCCCGAGGTCATGACCGGCGATCCGGCGACGGTCGAGACCGATGTTTACTCGCTCGGTGCCACGCTCTATGCGCTCATCGCCGGCAACGCCGCATACGAGCGCCGCAGCGGCGAAGACCTCCTCGCGCAGTACACCCGGATCAAAAGCACGCGGGTCCCGGACCTGCGCCCCAATGGGATCCCCGACGCGGTCTGTTCGGCGATCGAAAAAGCGATGCGGTTCGATCCGGCCGAACGGCCGGCGTCAGCGGCGGAGTTCGGCCGCGAATTGCAGGAGAGCCTGCGCCGCAACGGATTAAAGCCCGATTCCATGGCGATTACCGCCGCGGGTGCGGGTTCGGGGCGCATCGCGCGGCCGGTGCCGAGACCGCCGAGGATCGCCAAACCGGGCCCACGGATCGCCGGCCCGGAAAGTGCCACCTCGCTGATGAATGCGCTGGGAGATCGCACCACCTCGACGCCACCGCATCCGCCGTCACGGCCGCCCGGTCGCCAGCAGCCGGGCCGCGCACCCGCTGTCTCGCGCGGCCCAAACACGTCCGAGCCCACCCAGATGATCCCCGAACAGACAAGTGTCACCGACGCGATCGCGCCGACGAGTTCTGCCGACCGTGTTCCGGATACGCCGCGCGGATTGGCGACCGGCGCGGTGGCGTGGCCGAAACCGTCGAAAGCGAAACGAAGCCGCGCCACCGCGGCGCTGATCGCCGTCGCGATCGTGGTGGCCGTGTTGGTGCTGGGCAGCGGCGTCTACGTGCTGCTGACGCACGGCAAGCGGCACCCCCAGGCCGCCGCGAGCCAGCCGAGCCAGGCGTCGGTGAAGTGGCAGCCGATCACGAACGCGCGCATCGCACGCGACGCGGCGGCAACCACCCAGGCCGACGGCACGATCTGGATATTCGGCGGAATCGGCAGCAACCACGCCGTCGTCGCAAACCACGAGGGGTATGACCCCGTCATCGACAGCTGGAAGAGCGGCGACGATCTCCCGGTCCCGGTTCAACAGGCCATGGCCGTGACGTGGCAGGGAAACCCGATCGTGCTCGGCGGCTGGCGCGCCGCGGGCGCGCAAAAGGTTGCCAGCGACCAGGTTTGGCGCGTGGTCAACAGCCACTGGGTGGAGCTGCCCCACCTGTTGCAGCCCCGCGCGGCAGCGGCGGCGGCCGTGGTGGGTGACCGCATCATCGTCACCGGCGGCGTCGACGCCAACGGAGCGCTGCTGAACTCCACCGAGATCTTCGACGGCAACGCCTGGACCCTCGGCACCCCCATCCCGACCCCGCGACAGATGCTGGCCGCGGCCTCGGACGGGAAGCTGGTGTACACGGTCGGCGGGACCAACGGGAACGCCGACCTGGTAGCGGTCGAGGCGTACGACCCGGCCGCGAAAACCTGGATGAAATTGCCCGACCTTCCCCAGCCTCGCAGTGACCTTGGCGTGGCGATCGCGGACCGGCGCCTGGTCGCCGCCGGGGGTCAGTCGGCGGGGCAAGTTCTCAAGAGCGTGGCGGTGTTCGATCTGTCGACGAAGACGTGGGATGGCTTGCCGGACATGGGGACTGCGCGCCATGGCATGGCGGTCGATGCGGTGGGGAAGTCCATCTACGCCGTCGGGGGGTCGACGGCCGTCGGTGACGACCAGGTGACCGCGACGGCCGAGGCGTTACAGGTGCCGCCACGCCTGGCCCAGCCGGCCGCGCAGTGGCGTTCGCTACCCGACGCGCCCACACCCCGGCTGATGACGGCGTGGACCGTGCTGGGCGACAAGATCTGGATCGTGGGCGGACTGCGCGACGGAGTCGCACTTCAGACGGTCGAGAGTTACGACCCGCGCACCGGCGCCTGGCAAGCCCAACCCCCGCTGCCCGTCCCGCTCCACCACGCCGCCGCGGCCACGTATCGCAACGAGGTGGTGGTCCTCGGCGGCGCCAGCGGCGACCTCACGCAGGCGTCCACCAAGGTGTTCGCGTTGCGCGGCGGCAATTGGGTGGAGCTGGCCGGCCTCAGCCACGCGCGGGCGGCACCGGCGGCCGCGGTGGTCGGTGACAAGCTCGTCGTCGCCGGCGGACAGAACGCCAAGCAGCTCGTCGGCCAGACCGAGGTCTTCGACGGCAGCTCGTGGCGCGACGCGGCCAACATGCCTACCCCGCGCGAACACTTGGCCGCGGCGTCCGACGGCACCTACATGTACGCGGTCGGCGGGAGGTTCCTGTCCGCCGACAAGAATTCCGCGGCGTTCGAACGGTTCGATCCCCAAGCAGGGACCTGGACCAAGTTGGTCGACATGCCAACTCCGCGTGGAAGTTACGGCGCCGCGTTCATCGATGGCCGAATCGTGGCGGTCGGTGGTGAGGAACCAACCCAGGTGTTGGGAGTCGCAGAAATGTACGACATCGCAAATGCGAAGTGGTCCACGCTGCCCCCGCTGCCGACGCCGCGTCACGCTGAGGCGGTCGCGGCGGTGGGCAACACCGTGTACTGCATTGGCGGTGCAAACCGGCCCACCCATGAGGGCCCCGTCGCGACGGTCGAGGCTTTGGACTTCGTCTAG
- a CDS encoding LysR family transcriptional regulator, protein MEQNLPFDLDALLVFGKVVECRSLSKAAALLGMPKSTVSRKLSKLEADLGIKLLRKNTHQLTVTDLGEKIYSHGVNILAEANGVRALVEGSKLEPQGELRVAIPVFVGIDYASRVGAKFLKQYPQSRLDIRLVDNVVHPVHDGFDVVFGTGPLQDSTLIARKVFSLELFLCASPEFIRELPEPITAPTQLDTVPFIDCGVSEGPRRLTVAKNKRRHELSPTVRARANNFQVCKQYILNGLGVGAMPSQIIVTSELRDGSIVPVLPEWRLEQLDVYMIHPFQLSFSTLISAFYETACDIITENTARS, encoded by the coding sequence GTGGAGCAGAACCTGCCGTTCGACCTCGATGCCTTGCTCGTATTCGGCAAGGTGGTCGAGTGCCGCAGCCTGTCGAAGGCGGCCGCGCTGCTGGGCATGCCCAAGTCCACCGTCAGCCGCAAGCTCAGCAAGCTCGAGGCGGACCTCGGGATCAAGCTGCTGCGCAAGAACACGCACCAGCTCACCGTCACCGACCTTGGCGAGAAGATCTACAGCCACGGCGTGAACATCTTGGCCGAGGCCAACGGGGTGCGGGCGCTGGTGGAAGGCAGCAAGCTCGAGCCGCAGGGTGAGTTGCGCGTTGCCATCCCGGTCTTTGTCGGCATCGACTACGCATCGCGAGTCGGCGCCAAATTCCTGAAGCAATATCCCCAGTCGCGGCTGGATATCCGCTTGGTGGACAACGTCGTTCATCCCGTCCACGACGGGTTCGACGTGGTTTTCGGCACGGGGCCGCTGCAGGACTCGACGCTGATCGCGCGCAAGGTCTTCAGCCTCGAACTGTTCCTTTGTGCATCACCGGAGTTCATACGGGAACTCCCCGAACCCATCACCGCTCCCACCCAATTGGATACCGTGCCGTTCATCGACTGCGGAGTCAGCGAGGGACCGCGCAGGCTCACCGTCGCCAAGAACAAGCGGCGCCATGAGCTCTCGCCGACGGTTCGGGCGCGAGCCAACAATTTTCAGGTGTGCAAGCAGTACATCCTGAACGGGCTCGGTGTCGGTGCGATGCCGAGCCAGATCATCGTCACCTCCGAGTTGCGGGACGGCAGCATCGTGCCGGTGCTGCCCGAATGGCGCCTCGAGCAGCTTGACGTCTACATGATCCATCCCTTCCAGCTCTCGTTCTCCACGTTGATCAGCGCGTTCTACGAGACGGCGTGCGACATCATCACCGAGAACACCGCGCGAAGCTGA
- a CDS encoding DUF3263 domain-containing protein has translation MERQRWATVGGKETAVPERFSTTPICYYQLTIQVLASAFTPAYDPLITNQLRRIRLRRKVCEL, from the coding sequence ATGGAGCGTCAGCGTTGGGCGACCGTCGGTGGGAAAGAAACGGCGGTTCCCGAACGGTTCAGCACGACACCCATTTGTTATTACCAGCTGACGATCCAGGTTCTCGCCTCGGCTTTTACGCCTGCCTACGATCCATTAATTACGAATCAGCTCCGTCGAATTCGTCTGCGACGTAAGGTTTGTGAACTATGA
- a CDS encoding aromatic ring-hydroxylating oxygenase subunit alpha codes for MSQDVLVTKPSSGHWTDDYPELGRGPVSLEDCVSEEFYEKEREHVFKKTWLYVGRVERVPKSGSYFTRELRFLDTSIIIVRGKDDVIRAFHNICPHRGNKMLWEDDPFEEVQGRAPVLYCRFHGWRYKLDGSLHAATRKDLLLDFDAESCRVPAIQCEVWEGFVFVNLDPHNTEPLRSYLGELAHGIEGYPFAGPHQVYRFKVELQCNWKIFVDGFAESYHGPYLHASSFGALTAEARDAFDQPNPFTDALAYRLKGPHRMFSFAGEPSQKTPYSKPIECVMEASAAGPWNKRTDRGPMPPGLNPTRSEKYGFDSFQFFPNFVLIFGSSGFSTHTHWPTGPHSHIFEVEMFYQPPKTHKERLGQELTVTFLNDIILEDASPSEGLQAMLNSGALTHFTMNDEEILLRHLHKVVGDYVAAGEKAKAGR; via the coding sequence ATGAGTCAGGACGTCTTGGTCACGAAGCCGTCGAGCGGGCACTGGACGGATGACTATCCCGAATTGGGCCGTGGCCCAGTGTCACTCGAGGACTGTGTCTCAGAAGAGTTCTACGAGAAGGAACGCGAGCACGTCTTCAAAAAAACCTGGCTCTACGTCGGACGGGTTGAGCGGGTGCCGAAGTCGGGAAGCTACTTCACCCGCGAGCTGAGATTCCTCGACACGTCGATCATCATCGTTCGCGGCAAGGACGACGTGATCCGCGCCTTCCACAACATCTGTCCGCACCGCGGCAACAAGATGCTGTGGGAAGACGACCCGTTCGAAGAGGTGCAAGGTCGCGCCCCGGTGCTGTACTGCCGATTCCACGGCTGGCGCTACAAGTTGGACGGCTCGCTGCACGCGGCCACCCGCAAGGATCTGCTGCTCGACTTCGACGCCGAGAGCTGTCGGGTGCCGGCGATTCAATGCGAGGTGTGGGAGGGGTTCGTCTTCGTCAACCTCGACCCGCACAACACCGAGCCGCTGCGGTCCTACCTCGGCGAGCTGGCTCACGGCATCGAAGGCTATCCGTTTGCGGGGCCACACCAGGTGTATCGGTTCAAGGTCGAATTGCAGTGCAACTGGAAGATTTTCGTCGACGGATTCGCCGAAAGTTACCACGGGCCGTATCTGCACGCGTCCTCGTTCGGCGCCCTCACCGCGGAGGCGCGAGACGCCTTCGACCAGCCGAACCCGTTCACCGACGCGCTGGCCTACCGGCTCAAGGGTCCGCACCGGATGTTTTCCTTCGCCGGCGAGCCGTCGCAGAAGACGCCGTACTCCAAGCCCATTGAATGCGTGATGGAGGCGAGCGCGGCCGGCCCGTGGAACAAGCGGACCGATCGCGGCCCGATGCCGCCCGGGCTCAATCCGACTCGTTCGGAGAAGTACGGCTTCGATTCGTTCCAGTTCTTCCCCAACTTCGTGCTGATCTTCGGTTCGTCCGGTTTCAGTACGCACACGCACTGGCCGACGGGCCCGCACTCGCACATCTTCGAAGTCGAGATGTTCTACCAGCCGCCCAAGACGCACAAAGAACGGCTGGGCCAAGAGCTCACCGTTACCTTCCTCAACGACATCATCCTGGAAGACGCGAGCCCGTCGGAAGGGTTGCAGGCGATGCTGAACAGCGGTGCGCTCACGCATTTCACGATGAATGACGAGGAGATCCTGCTGCGTCACCTGCACAAGGTGGTGGGCGATTATGTGGCGGCCGGCGAGAAGGCGAAGGCCGGCCGATGA
- a CDS encoding acyltransferase family protein yields MPFTQLVTMADVESVSPVTQARGLRPPKPAFRQDLEGLRAVAVLAVVLFHAGVPGVGGGFTGVDVFFVISGFLITGMLYREVSTAGTVRLGRFYGARARRLLPASAAVGVVTAIASAILLPPLQAEGVIGDGIASALYIGNYWFVFHGIDYQLAYTPPSPFQHYWSLGVEEQFYLVWPAVIIGTAWAIRRRRRRATGVSSERPYLLVLALVAVLSFAASLLATPIVPSVAFFSLPTRAWELAVGGLVALTTTQWRRLAALPAAIAGWAGLALILLGCTVLSVMTPYPGTAALLPVLGTALVIGAGCVHPTRGCGHLLAWSPIGAIGRISYSWYLWHWPVLLLAPPLLGHPLGLVGRLATVAISGGLAVLTLRFIENPLRFAPFVRRSAFRSLLLGGGATAVAVCVGAALLVAIPAPVGHGAPAAALKVTGPIPPAGDSLDAYDAAVQYAFAQVQTMVAVSADLKAVPSNLDPSIGAASAENPIAYFKGCLRNFLEADQPECISGDRASKTGVALVGDSTAAMWIPAFQQVTGRRHWRLEALTKGGCPMLDLPIINPFLRREFTECDKWRDLVVARLRNQHPQLVVLSLWRKYGDRYDFPAGVTSYDSAWLGSLTRLVQQLRGTGAKVLVLGPAPDPHALVPTCLSGHLDDATACAPPRSTAVNDPGIAAEAAATKAGGGQYADLTELFCTLDRCPVIVGNTVVFHDANHLTFEYARELAPVMGALADRALLPG; encoded by the coding sequence TTGCCCTTCACCCAGTTGGTGACGATGGCAGACGTTGAGAGCGTCAGCCCCGTCACGCAAGCGCGGGGCCTGCGTCCGCCGAAGCCGGCATTTCGCCAAGACCTCGAAGGCCTGCGTGCCGTCGCGGTGTTGGCCGTCGTGCTCTTTCATGCCGGCGTGCCCGGCGTGGGCGGTGGGTTCACCGGCGTCGACGTGTTCTTCGTCATCTCGGGATTCCTCATCACCGGAATGCTTTACCGCGAGGTAAGCACTGCAGGCACCGTCCGGCTGGGCCGCTTCTACGGGGCGCGAGCCCGCCGGCTGCTGCCGGCATCGGCTGCGGTGGGCGTTGTCACCGCGATCGCCTCGGCGATCCTGTTGCCCCCATTGCAAGCCGAGGGCGTCATCGGTGACGGCATCGCCAGCGCGCTGTACATCGGCAACTACTGGTTCGTCTTCCACGGCATCGACTACCAACTTGCCTACACGCCGCCGTCGCCGTTCCAGCACTACTGGTCCCTGGGCGTCGAGGAGCAGTTCTACCTGGTGTGGCCGGCCGTCATCATCGGTACGGCCTGGGCCATCCGGCGGCGGCGTCGGCGCGCCACGGGCGTGTCGTCCGAGCGTCCTTATCTCCTGGTCCTTGCGCTGGTCGCCGTCCTGTCGTTTGCCGCGTCGCTGCTGGCCACCCCGATCGTGCCTTCCGTCGCGTTCTTTTCACTGCCCACCCGGGCGTGGGAGTTGGCCGTGGGCGGCCTGGTGGCCCTGACGACCACCCAGTGGCGCCGGCTGGCGGCGCTGCCCGCCGCGATCGCGGGATGGGCGGGCCTGGCACTGATCCTGCTGGGTTGCACGGTCTTGAGCGTGATGACGCCCTACCCGGGCACGGCCGCCCTGCTGCCCGTGCTCGGCACCGCACTCGTGATCGGCGCGGGCTGTGTCCACCCCACCCGAGGGTGCGGGCACCTTTTGGCGTGGTCGCCGATCGGAGCCATCGGCCGAATTTCGTATTCGTGGTATCTCTGGCACTGGCCCGTGTTGTTGCTCGCGCCGCCGTTGCTGGGCCATCCGCTGGGACTGGTGGGCAGGCTGGCGACGGTCGCGATATCCGGCGGTCTGGCCGTGCTCACCCTGCGCTTCATCGAAAACCCGCTCCGCTTCGCCCCTTTCGTGCGCCGGTCCGCGTTCCGCAGCCTGTTGCTCGGTGGCGGTGCGACCGCGGTGGCGGTATGCGTGGGCGCGGCGTTGTTGGTGGCGATCCCCGCCCCCGTCGGTCACGGTGCCCCGGCGGCGGCGCTGAAAGTCACCGGGCCGATACCACCGGCGGGTGACAGCCTCGACGCGTACGACGCGGCGGTGCAGTACGCGTTTGCGCAAGTGCAGACGATGGTCGCGGTATCCGCCGATCTCAAGGCAGTCCCGTCGAATCTCGACCCATCGATCGGCGCTGCTTCAGCCGAAAACCCGATCGCCTACTTCAAGGGCTGCTTGCGCAATTTTTTGGAGGCCGATCAGCCCGAGTGCATCAGCGGCGACAGGGCGTCGAAGACCGGCGTCGCCCTGGTCGGTGACTCGACCGCAGCGATGTGGATCCCTGCATTCCAGCAGGTCACCGGGCGGCGGCACTGGCGGCTGGAGGCCCTGACCAAAGGCGGCTGCCCGATGCTGGACCTGCCAATCATCAACCCGTTCCTGCGCCGGGAATTCACCGAGTGCGACAAGTGGCGCGATCTGGTCGTCGCCCGCCTGCGCAACCAGCATCCACAGTTGGTCGTGTTGAGCCTGTGGCGCAAATACGGTGACCGTTACGACTTTCCGGCCGGTGTCACGTCATACGACTCGGCCTGGCTCGGCAGCCTGACCCGACTCGTCCAGCAGCTGCGCGGTACCGGTGCCAAGGTGCTGGTGCTCGGGCCGGCCCCGGATCCGCACGCATTGGTGCCGACCTGCCTGTCCGGTCACCTCGATGACGCGACGGCCTGCGCGCCGCCGAGATCGACGGCGGTGAACGATCCGGGCATCGCCGCCGAGGCGGCGGCCACCAAAGCCGGCGGCGGACAGTACGCCGACCTCACCGAGCTGTTCTGCACCTTGGACCGGTGCCCGGTCATCGTCGGCAACACCGTGGTGTTCCACGACGCCAACCATCTGACGTTCGAATACGCCCGGGAACTGGCGCCGGTGATGGGCGCGCTGGCCGATCGCGCGCTGCTCCCCGGCTGA
- a CDS encoding nitroreductase family deazaflavin-dependent oxidoreductase encodes MSFVEEKVLPQLLRVHDTVYQKTNGWIGHRALWIPSLLLHTVGAKTGKRRTTSLTYARDGDKYLVVASKGGAPEAPGWYHNLKANPDVEINVGPRRFAVTARPVLPDDPDYPRLWQIVNNNNQNRYVEYQKRTSRPIPVVVLSPKG; translated from the coding sequence ATGAGTTTCGTGGAGGAAAAGGTGCTTCCGCAGCTGCTGCGAGTGCACGACACGGTGTATCAAAAGACGAACGGCTGGATCGGTCATCGCGCGCTGTGGATACCGAGCCTGCTGCTGCATACCGTCGGCGCGAAGACCGGTAAACGACGCACGACGTCGCTGACCTATGCCCGCGACGGTGACAAGTATCTGGTCGTCGCCTCCAAGGGCGGCGCCCCCGAAGCCCCCGGCTGGTACCACAACCTGAAAGCCAACCCCGACGTCGAGATCAACGTCGGGCCACGGCGTTTCGCCGTCACCGCGCGACCGGTGCTGCCCGATGACCCCGACTACCCGCGGCTATGGCAGATCGTCAACAACAACAACCAAAACCGCTACGTGGAGTATCAGAAGCGGACGTCACGACCCATCCCGGTGGTCGTCCTGAGTCCGAAAGGCTAG
- a CDS encoding DUF4352 domain-containing protein, with the protein MTTPPSPPPGWYPDPSGTPNTRYWDGQQWGPAAPSTPPPAVAPAAPPKKKTSTGRIIAIIAAVFVGLIILGSIGNHDKQPTTSTSTSSASTPGSSAETPKTPSSASKPIASIGQEVRDGQFAFTVVSVDRSKQAGDLSNQFEIVTAQGEFLNVHMTVANTGNHAQSFFATNQHLKIGGKTYDANGMAALWTSSANEEVNPGNSIQVVVSFDVPPGASGGTLQLHDSAFSGGVQVGLP; encoded by the coding sequence ATGACGACTCCCCCATCGCCTCCGCCCGGGTGGTACCCAGACCCGTCAGGGACACCCAATACACGATACTGGGACGGCCAGCAGTGGGGACCCGCGGCGCCGAGCACACCTCCACCCGCTGTCGCGCCGGCAGCACCTCCCAAAAAGAAGACCAGCACAGGCCGGATCATCGCAATAATCGCGGCCGTCTTCGTCGGGCTGATAATTCTCGGCTCGATCGGCAACCACGACAAGCAGCCAACAACATCGACGTCGACTTCCTCGGCATCCACACCTGGTTCCTCCGCCGAGACACCGAAGACGCCGTCGTCAGCCTCCAAACCGATTGCGTCGATTGGCCAAGAAGTCAGGGATGGCCAGTTCGCATTCACCGTGGTCTCGGTAGACCGCTCTAAGCAGGCTGGCGACTTGAGCAATCAGTTCGAAATCGTAACGGCGCAGGGCGAATTCCTCAACGTGCACATGACGGTTGCGAACACCGGCAATCACGCTCAGTCATTTTTCGCCACGAACCAGCATCTGAAGATCGGCGGCAAAACGTACGACGCAAACGGCATGGCCGCATTGTGGACGAGCTCAGCGAATGAAGAAGTTAACCCGGGCAACAGCATTCAGGTAGTGGTGTCGTTCGATGTGCCGCCGGGCGCCAGCGGCGGCACGCTTCAGCTGCATGATTCTGCCTTCTCTGGTGGCGTGCAAGTGGGTCTTCCCTGA
- a CDS encoding TauD/TfdA dioxygenase family protein — MGLSTTRLDVIDCTPLIGSEIKTDLDTLLSGREAEAIRAILEQRGVVFFRGLQISDEQQVTIAKTLGSIVQNEGEGGIYKISLDTNVNQRAEYLKGSLFWHFDGSLQPYPNLATLLRAMKLSDSGGQTEFCNTYAAYEELPEADKETIAGLRVVHSAERSQYYVRPEMSYEEIAFWQKSPTKSCPMVWTHRSGRKSLLLGATADYVIDLPVEESRALLARLRDWATQPRYVYRHEWQLGDLLMWDNTGTMHRALPYAADSGRLMHRTVLAGEEPLD, encoded by the coding sequence ATGGGACTGTCCACCACACGACTCGACGTCATCGACTGCACACCGTTGATCGGCAGCGAGATCAAGACCGATCTCGACACGCTGCTCAGTGGTCGCGAAGCCGAGGCGATCCGCGCGATCCTCGAGCAGCGCGGGGTGGTCTTCTTTCGCGGACTGCAGATCAGCGACGAACAGCAGGTCACCATCGCGAAAACCCTTGGCAGCATTGTGCAGAACGAGGGTGAGGGCGGGATCTACAAGATCTCGCTCGACACGAACGTCAATCAGCGCGCCGAGTACCTGAAAGGCTCGCTATTCTGGCATTTCGACGGCTCGCTGCAGCCCTATCCGAATCTGGCCACGCTGTTGCGCGCCATGAAATTGTCCGACTCCGGCGGTCAGACCGAGTTCTGCAACACCTACGCGGCCTACGAGGAGTTGCCGGAGGCCGACAAGGAGACGATCGCCGGCCTTCGGGTGGTGCATAGCGCGGAGCGCTCGCAGTACTACGTGCGACCCGAGATGAGCTACGAGGAGATCGCGTTCTGGCAGAAATCGCCTACGAAATCCTGCCCCATGGTGTGGACTCACCGATCGGGGCGTAAGTCGTTGCTGCTCGGTGCGACGGCGGATTACGTGATCGACCTGCCGGTGGAAGAAAGCCGCGCATTGCTTGCGCGCCTTCGTGACTGGGCGACTCAGCCGCGCTACGTCTACCGCCACGAGTGGCAGCTGGGCGACCTGCTCATGTGGGACAACACCGGGACCATGCACCGGGCGCTGCCGTATGCCGCTGACAGCGGTCGGCTCATGCACCGCACGGTCCTTGCCGGTGAAGAGCCGCTGGATTGA